A region from the Candidatus Saccharimonadales bacterium genome encodes:
- a CDS encoding ABC transporter ATP-binding protein, translated as MPKDNTVVEVKNLQMRYGDNVVLDGVDFAINKGEILVLLGPNGAGKTTTIEVLEGFRGRSGGEIKVLGVDPDNGDEEWRSRIGVVLQSWRDHSKWEVRSLLNHLGKYYIPYSTPERKRPFDTDDLLDKVGLAAHANKKVSQLSGGQRRRLDVAIGLVGNPELLFLDEPTVGFDPKARREFHDVIHTLSDLAGTTILLTTHDLDEAEKLSDRIIILAGGKIVADGSVDVLAQEVAGKTEVIWTQDGKRNVHPTTDATNYTRKLLTQHKDGISKLEIRRASLEDTYMTIVQKHENAKIAKEKK; from the coding sequence ATGCCAAAAGACAATACGGTGGTTGAGGTAAAGAATCTGCAAATGCGGTATGGTGATAACGTCGTCCTAGACGGGGTGGACTTTGCCATAAACAAAGGTGAAATTCTTGTTCTGCTTGGCCCTAATGGCGCGGGTAAGACGACTACCATCGAAGTCTTAGAAGGTTTTCGTGGTCGTTCGGGTGGTGAGATTAAAGTACTTGGCGTCGATCCTGATAATGGTGATGAAGAGTGGCGATCTCGCATCGGCGTTGTGCTACAATCTTGGCGAGATCACTCAAAATGGGAAGTCCGGTCTTTGCTGAATCATCTGGGCAAATACTATATCCCCTATTCCACTCCAGAACGCAAACGGCCATTCGATACGGATGACCTGCTTGATAAGGTAGGTCTTGCCGCGCATGCCAATAAAAAAGTAAGCCAACTTTCTGGCGGACAACGGCGCCGGTTAGACGTGGCAATAGGGCTTGTGGGCAATCCGGAACTTCTCTTCCTTGATGAGCCAACAGTCGGCTTTGATCCAAAAGCGCGACGAGAGTTTCATGACGTTATACATACGCTCTCTGATCTTGCAGGCACAACTATCCTACTAACGACACACGACCTTGACGAAGCCGAAAAACTGAGTGACCGAATCATTATTTTGGCCGGCGGTAAGATTGTTGCTGATGGTAGCGTTGATGTGCTTGCTCAGGAAGTTGCAGGTAAGACCGAAGTAATCTGGACACAAGATGGTAAGCGGAACGTACATCCTACGACAGACGCGACGAATTATACGCGGAAACTTCTGACACAGCACAAAGACGGCATATCTAAATTAGAGATACGCCGGGCAAGTCTCGAAGATACGTATATGACAATTGTTCAGAAACATGAAAACGCAAAGATTGCAAAGGAGAAAAAATAA
- a CDS encoding ABC transporter permease, with protein sequence MNGMLSTIRLGVERGWIEYKILLRDPQSLVWIVIMFGIFLTVLWFQRGVELNGVSLALLTLPSLLGVQIASSGFNDVASQLAFDREDGTLFRAKALPRGISSYFIARVVMIILTSVMYLLILLIPSLLIVPGLVDTISFTDIFTMAWLLVLGLLATAPFGATIGAIVKSSGAGWGMTLLPLVVLTAASGIFYPITALAGWIQVVAQVFPVYWLGLGARSVLAPESAAAMELTGSWRTTETILVLLAWSIVGLIIVPRVLRKMARRTSGSEMQATRDRIMQRGY encoded by the coding sequence ATGAATGGCATGCTTAGCACGATACGCCTAGGTGTTGAACGAGGATGGATAGAATATAAAATACTGCTCAGAGATCCTCAAAGTCTCGTGTGGATCGTGATAATGTTTGGCATCTTCCTTACTGTCTTGTGGTTTCAGCGCGGCGTCGAACTGAACGGTGTTTCCCTGGCCCTTCTTACCTTACCTAGCTTACTGGGTGTGCAGATCGCAAGTAGCGGCTTTAATGATGTTGCAAGCCAGCTGGCGTTCGATCGAGAAGATGGTACGCTATTTCGAGCCAAAGCTCTGCCTCGGGGTATAAGTTCGTATTTTATAGCTAGGGTTGTCATGATTATACTAACAAGTGTCATGTACCTATTGATACTTCTTATCCCAAGTTTACTAATCGTGCCAGGGCTTGTAGATACGATTAGTTTTACTGACATCTTTACTATGGCATGGCTGCTTGTACTGGGACTCCTCGCCACTGCTCCGTTCGGAGCGACTATTGGGGCAATCGTCAAAAGTTCCGGTGCTGGTTGGGGGATGACATTGTTACCACTCGTTGTTCTTACGGCTGCGTCTGGTATCTTTTATCCGATTACCGCGCTTGCTGGGTGGATTCAAGTCGTTGCGCAAGTCTTCCCTGTTTATTGGCTTGGCCTAGGTGCCCGTTCAGTGTTAGCTCCTGAATCTGCAGCGGCAATGGAATTAACAGGTTCTTGGAGAACCACCGAAACAATCCTTGTATTATTAGCATGGTCTATTGTCGGCCTAATTATCGTACCGCGAGTTCTTCGGAAAATGGCTCGTCGTACTTCTGGTAGCGAGATGCAGGCAACACGTGACCGAATAATGCAAAGAGGATATTAG
- a CDS encoding helix-turn-helix transcriptional regulator, with translation MDNDVTLYNRIAMLRVERKVSRREMADALNIHYQTVGYLERGEFNPSLQLALRIAEYFGVSLETVFSTKPFDQIGKT, from the coding sequence ATGGATAATGACGTAACGCTCTATAACCGCATAGCAATGCTGCGTGTAGAGCGCAAGGTGTCTCGTCGCGAAATGGCAGATGCGCTGAACATTCACTACCAGACCGTAGGGTATTTAGAGCGTGGTGAATTTAATCCCAGCCTACAGCTGGCACTGCGTATTGCCGAGTACTTTGGAGTTTCTCTCGAAACTGTCTTTTCAACGAAACCTTTTGATCAAATTGGAAAAACTTAA